Proteins from one Telopea speciosissima isolate NSW1024214 ecotype Mountain lineage chromosome 1, Tspe_v1, whole genome shotgun sequence genomic window:
- the LOC122666291 gene encoding protein THYLAKOID ASSEMBLY 8-like, chloroplastic, which translates to MASRAFLRSRRPFVASMVVRELIMHIEPSYNPMKTSVPNLVVVSRNGILDFKNYHDGRPRGPLWRGKKLLGKEALFVILGLKRFKDNEEKLDKFIKSQVLRLLKMDMIAVLKELERQEELALALKIFGIIKNQDWHKPDVYLYKDLVIALAKCKKMDDAVQIWESMRKEDLFPDAQTYAELIRGFLRYGSPADAMNVYEDMKKSPDPPEELPFRILLKGLLPHPLLRNRVKKDFVDMFPDQQVYEPPEEIFGIP; encoded by the exons ATGGCTTCTCGTGCTTTCTTGAGATCAAGAAGACCATTTGTAGCTTCGATGGTCGTTAGGGAACTGATAATGCACATTGAACCGTCGTATAACCCGATGAAAACGTCTGTTCCAAATCTGGTTGTTGTTTCGAGAAATGGGATATTGGATTTCAAGAATTACCATGACGGTAGACCTAGAGGACCACTTTGGAGAGGCAAGAAACTGTTAGGCAAAGAAGCTCTTTTCGTCATTCTGGGCCTGAAAAGATTCAAAGACAATGAAGAGAagctggataagttcatcaaGTCGCAAGTGTTGAGGCTCTTGAAGATGGATATGATCGCCGTTCTGAAAGAGCTCGAACGGCAGGAGGAGTTGGCGTTGGCCCTCAAG ATATTTGGGATAATTAAAAATCAGGACTGGCACAAGCCTGATGTCTATCTTTATAAGGACTTAGTTATTGCATTAGCAAAATGTAAAAAGATGGATGATGCGGTGCAAATATGGGAAAGCATGAGGAAGGAGGATTTGTTCCCTGATGCTCAGACGTATGCTGAACTTATCAGAGGTTTCTTGAGGTATGGTTCACCTGCAGATGCCATGAACGTTTATGAGGATATGAAGAAGTCTCCTGACCCACCAGAGGAGTTGCCCTTTAGGATTTTGCTGAAGGGCCTATTGCCACATCCCCTACTGAGAAACAGAGTCAAGAAAGACTTTGTGGATATGTTTCCCGATCAGCAGGTCTATGAACCTCCTGAGGAGATATTTGGAATACCTTGA
- the LOC122666270 gene encoding probable proteasome inhibitor isoform X1, with translation MATANSVLALVKAYRPSFRNPHDKVAFAVHASLLASGYVLTATGPPAFSDTALSSSSTDDEVGIEGWNATDEEYGFLYRKEDNGVKKSLLVKCLVMGDKLIVDALVVGDGEEKPVNLQIDVDKYDGASESTNYSDMYKNFGELVNSLNSGILGKLDESSASCSSTSRSKASGGSEDKPIDQGVGVIGPRGSQPYPAGPVFPQVPPFGETDLVPGGGAGMYPPRGTGIGGGMLIGPNDPRWFGGVDGQPGFPGGAPGVPPGARFDPYGPPGVPGFEPNRFVRNPRRPGGNTHPDLEHFGSGSDFI, from the exons ATGGCCACTGCGAACTCCGTCTTGGCTTTGGTAAAGGCTTACCGGCCTTCTTTTAGAAACCCTCACGACAAAGTAGCTTTTGCTGTTCACGCCTCCCTTCTCGCCTCCGGTTATGTTCTTACTGCCACTGGGCCTCCAGCTTTCTCCGACACTGCTTTGTCCTCCTCTTCTACTG ATGATGAAGTTGGGATAGAGGGATGGAATGCAACGGATGAAGAATATGGTTTCCTATACCGGAAAGAGGATAACGGTGTCAAGAAATCGCTCCTAGTGAAATGTTTGGTAATGGGGGATAAATTAATTGTGGATGCACTTGTCGTGGGAGACGGAGAGGAGAAACCTGTCAATCTCCAAATCGA TGTTGACAAGTATGATGGGGCAAGTGAGAGCACCAACTATTCTGACATGTATAAGAATTTTGGGGAACTTGTGAATAGTTTGAATTCTGGTATTTTGGGTAAATTGGATGAATCCTCTGCGTCTTGCAGTTCAACAAG CAGGTCAAAAGCAAGTGGCGGGTCAGAAGATAAACCAATTGATCAAGGTGTGGGAGTCATTGGGCCTCGAGGCTCTCAACCATATCCTGCTGG TCCTGTGTTTCCTCAAGTTCCTCCATTTGGTGAGACTGATCTTGTTCCAGGAGGTGGTGCTGGAATGTATCCCCCCAG GGGCACTGGCATTGGTGGAGGCATGCTTATAG GTCCAAATGATCCTCGCTGGTTTGGTGGCGTGGATGGACAGCCAGGATTTCCTGGGGGAGCTCC GGGTGTTCCACCAGGTGCTCGTTTTGATCCTTACGGTCCTCCTGGTGTTCCTGGTTTTGAGCCAAACCGTTTCGTAAG AAACCCACGGAGGCCTGGAGGCAATACACATCCAGACTTGGAGCATTTTGGGAGTGGTTCTGATTTTATTTAG
- the LOC122666270 gene encoding probable proteasome inhibitor isoform X3 has translation MATANSVLALVKAYRPSFRNPHDKVAFAVHASLLASGYVLTATGPPAFSDTALSSSSTDDEVGIEGWNATDEEYGFLYRKEDNGVKKSLLVKCLVMGDKLIVDALVVGDGEEKPVNLQIDVDKYDGASESTNYSDMYKNFGELVNSLNSGILGKLDESSASCSSTRSKASGGSEDKPIDQGVGVIGPRGSQPYPAGPVFPQVPPFGETDLVPGGGAGMYPPRGTGIGGGMLIGPNDPRWFGGVDGQPGFPGGAPGVPPGARFDPYGPPGVPGFEPNRFVRNPRRPGGNTHPDLEHFGSGSDFI, from the exons ATGGCCACTGCGAACTCCGTCTTGGCTTTGGTAAAGGCTTACCGGCCTTCTTTTAGAAACCCTCACGACAAAGTAGCTTTTGCTGTTCACGCCTCCCTTCTCGCCTCCGGTTATGTTCTTACTGCCACTGGGCCTCCAGCTTTCTCCGACACTGCTTTGTCCTCCTCTTCTACTG ATGATGAAGTTGGGATAGAGGGATGGAATGCAACGGATGAAGAATATGGTTTCCTATACCGGAAAGAGGATAACGGTGTCAAGAAATCGCTCCTAGTGAAATGTTTGGTAATGGGGGATAAATTAATTGTGGATGCACTTGTCGTGGGAGACGGAGAGGAGAAACCTGTCAATCTCCAAATCGA TGTTGACAAGTATGATGGGGCAAGTGAGAGCACCAACTATTCTGACATGTATAAGAATTTTGGGGAACTTGTGAATAGTTTGAATTCTGGTATTTTGGGTAAATTGGATGAATCCTCTGCGTCTTGCAGTTCAACAAG GTCAAAAGCAAGTGGCGGGTCAGAAGATAAACCAATTGATCAAGGTGTGGGAGTCATTGGGCCTCGAGGCTCTCAACCATATCCTGCTGG TCCTGTGTTTCCTCAAGTTCCTCCATTTGGTGAGACTGATCTTGTTCCAGGAGGTGGTGCTGGAATGTATCCCCCCAG GGGCACTGGCATTGGTGGAGGCATGCTTATAG GTCCAAATGATCCTCGCTGGTTTGGTGGCGTGGATGGACAGCCAGGATTTCCTGGGGGAGCTCC GGGTGTTCCACCAGGTGCTCGTTTTGATCCTTACGGTCCTCCTGGTGTTCCTGGTTTTGAGCCAAACCGTTTCGTAAG AAACCCACGGAGGCCTGGAGGCAATACACATCCAGACTTGGAGCATTTTGGGAGTGGTTCTGATTTTATTTAG
- the LOC122666270 gene encoding probable proteasome inhibitor isoform X2, with product MATANSVLALVKAYRPSFRNPHDKVAFAVHASLLASGYVLTATGPPAFSDTALSSSSTDEVGIEGWNATDEEYGFLYRKEDNGVKKSLLVKCLVMGDKLIVDALVVGDGEEKPVNLQIDVDKYDGASESTNYSDMYKNFGELVNSLNSGILGKLDESSASCSSTSRSKASGGSEDKPIDQGVGVIGPRGSQPYPAGPVFPQVPPFGETDLVPGGGAGMYPPRGTGIGGGMLIGPNDPRWFGGVDGQPGFPGGAPGVPPGARFDPYGPPGVPGFEPNRFVRNPRRPGGNTHPDLEHFGSGSDFI from the exons ATGGCCACTGCGAACTCCGTCTTGGCTTTGGTAAAGGCTTACCGGCCTTCTTTTAGAAACCCTCACGACAAAGTAGCTTTTGCTGTTCACGCCTCCCTTCTCGCCTCCGGTTATGTTCTTACTGCCACTGGGCCTCCAGCTTTCTCCGACACTGCTTTGTCCTCCTCTTCTACTG ATGAAGTTGGGATAGAGGGATGGAATGCAACGGATGAAGAATATGGTTTCCTATACCGGAAAGAGGATAACGGTGTCAAGAAATCGCTCCTAGTGAAATGTTTGGTAATGGGGGATAAATTAATTGTGGATGCACTTGTCGTGGGAGACGGAGAGGAGAAACCTGTCAATCTCCAAATCGA TGTTGACAAGTATGATGGGGCAAGTGAGAGCACCAACTATTCTGACATGTATAAGAATTTTGGGGAACTTGTGAATAGTTTGAATTCTGGTATTTTGGGTAAATTGGATGAATCCTCTGCGTCTTGCAGTTCAACAAG CAGGTCAAAAGCAAGTGGCGGGTCAGAAGATAAACCAATTGATCAAGGTGTGGGAGTCATTGGGCCTCGAGGCTCTCAACCATATCCTGCTGG TCCTGTGTTTCCTCAAGTTCCTCCATTTGGTGAGACTGATCTTGTTCCAGGAGGTGGTGCTGGAATGTATCCCCCCAG GGGCACTGGCATTGGTGGAGGCATGCTTATAG GTCCAAATGATCCTCGCTGGTTTGGTGGCGTGGATGGACAGCCAGGATTTCCTGGGGGAGCTCC GGGTGTTCCACCAGGTGCTCGTTTTGATCCTTACGGTCCTCCTGGTGTTCCTGGTTTTGAGCCAAACCGTTTCGTAAG AAACCCACGGAGGCCTGGAGGCAATACACATCCAGACTTGGAGCATTTTGGGAGTGGTTCTGATTTTATTTAG